From Phocoena phocoena chromosome 16, mPhoPho1.1, whole genome shotgun sequence, a single genomic window includes:
- the LOC136136130 gene encoding mannose-binding protein A-like — protein MFLFLSLAVLLLCVVTASCSETKACEDAQKTCSVVTCGIPVTNGTPGRDGRDGPKGEKGEPGPGLRGLQGPPGKMGPQGNIGKPGLPGQKGHKGDRGDSSVAEAKLADLEGQIRNLKSQLDHIKKLQSFSLGKKSGKMLYVTNGEKMPFSKVKALCAELGATVATPKNAEENKAIQDMAPDIAFLGITDEVTEGQFMYVTGGRMGYSNWKKNEPNNHGSGEDCVLLLRDGLWNDISCSSSFLAICEFPA, from the exons ATGTTCCTGTTTTTGTCACTTGCTGTCCTCCTTCTGTGTGTGGTGACAGCATCCTGCTCAGAAACGAAAGCCTGTGAGGATGCCCAGAAGACCTGTTCAGTGGTGACCTGTGGCATCCCGGTCACCAACGGCACCCCAGGCAGAGATGGGCGAGATGGACCcaagggagaaaagggagaaccaG GGCCAGGGCTCAGAGGCTTGCAGGGCCCTCCAGGGAAAATGGGGCCTCAAGGAAATATAGGGAAGCCTGGGCTTCCAGGACAAAAGGGCCACAAAGGAGATCGTGGAGACAGTTCGG TTGCCGAGGCTAAGCTGGCTGACTTAGAGGGACAGATAAGGAACCTGAAATCACAACTGGATCACATCAAAAAGC TGCAAAGCTTCTCCTTGGGTAAAAAGTCTGGAAAGATGCTGTACGTGACCAATGGTGAAAAGATGCCTTTTTCCAAAGTGAAGGCTCTGTGTGCCGAGCTTGGGGCCACCGTGGCCACCCCCAAGAATGCTGAGGAGAACAAAGCCATCCAGGACATGGCCCCTGACATTGCTTTCCTGGGCATCACAGATGAGGTGACCGAAGGCCAGTTTATGTATGTGACAGGAGGGAGGATGGGCTACAGCAACTGGAAGAAGAATGAGCCTAACAACCATGGCTCAGGGGAGGACTGTGTCCTCCTCCTAAGAGATGGGCTCTGGAATGAcatctcctgctcctcctccttcttggccatctgtgaaTTCCCAGCCTGA